Sequence from the Bacillota bacterium genome:
CATGAGCAGGGCTAGACTAAATCAGGAGCACATTAGGGAGCTTTATGGCCAATTTATTGCTGACTTACCTAGTTACTTCAGGAGGTCAGCAGGGTTTTGGGTGTGCGAAACTTGAGATCAATGTTTAAAAAGCCCCAGAACACCCACTTCTTAGCCCTCATCTTTACCCCTCCCTTTTAAAAGCTCGTCTCCATCTGCTATCAGCAGCTTAAGCCGCTGATATTCTTGATTGAGAATTGCCCAACCCTTGCCCGACAACTCGTAAATCTTTCTGCGGTCCTCTTCAGCAACCGGCAGGATAATACCTTCGTCTTCGAAGCGGGCTAAAAGATTATACAGTGTCCCGGCGCCAATCTTGACCCGCCCCCCGGTCTGACGTTCAACCTGCTGCATTATCCCATAGCCGTGGTGGGGCGTTGTCAAGGTCAGTAAAATGTAGTACATCGGTTCTGTGAGGGTTTTTAACTGTTCTCTGGCCATAACACACCGCCTATATCGATACTTGATATATCTACTATCAATATAGCACTGGGGGGAATTGTAAGTCAAGTTAAAAAAGGCAGCCTATTTAGCTGCCTTTGAGAACAAAGACTTTCTTCCTCTTTAGGTGGTAGTGAACTCTTTTTTTACTTCGCTCAGCAAATTACTGTCGGTCAGCAGATCGTAACCGGTGAGGGCCAGGGCCTTGGCCCCCTGGAGCAGTCGCTCCTTGGCAATGTCGGTCACGGTAAGGTCGGCAAACTCCTTGGAGTGTGCATTGACGCCGGGAGCACCCAAACCGATAACGGGATGGATTGCCGGAACCACATGGCTAACATCCCCCATATCTAACGAACCGGAACCATCCTTGGGCTTTTCAATCTCTTGAATGCCCAGTTCCTTCAGGTTTCTAGTGAAGGCCTGGGACAGCGTCTGGTTTGTCCGTAGGTTGTCATAGCTGGCCTCATAATTGCTGATATTAAGTGCCGCCCCGGTCATCAACTCTGCGCCCCGGGCAACGTTCTTTACCTTCTCCACAACCTCGTTTAGATATTCTCTTTTGGGTGCACGGACATAGAACTGGGCCACAGCCCGGTCGGGAACGATGTTTGCGGCCTCACCGCCCTCTTTGATGATACCGTGTATTCTCACTGTAGATTTCAGATGCTCCCGGAGCGCATTGATGCCATTAAAGGTGAGAATAACCGCGTCTAAAGCATTTATCCCCTTTTCCGGCTCCCCTGCCGCATGGCTGGACTTCCCTGTAAACTCAAACTGGAGGGCATCTATTGCCTGGGATGTCCCGCTCTCATAGGACTTGTTGGCCGAGGGGTGAAGCATCATTGCCGCATCAATATCGTCAAAAATGCCCGCTTTTACCATATCCACCTTGCCCCCGTTGGTCTCCTCCGCAGGGGTGCCAAGCACAACCACCTTGCCGCCTACAGTATCCAGGACGCTCTTTAAGCCGATACCCGCCGCAGCGCCCATGGTGCCAATCATGTTGTGCCCACAGCCATGACCGACTCCTGGCAGGGCGTCATATTCACAGAGAAAAGCCACTGTCGGTCCCGGTTTACCGCTGTCATATACGGCCCGGAAAGCGGTTGTCCTGTCGGCAACCCCGGTTTCCAGCGTGAAATCAAAATCCTGGAGCAAACGCGTAAGCTTTTCCACCGCCTGAAATTCTTCATCGCCCAATTCAGGGTTGTCATACATAAACTGATTGATGTCATACAGACGTTGCTTAAGTCCTTCAATGGTCTTGCAAATAGTTTGTTTCAAAAGTCCCGCTCCTTCCATCAACTGTATATACCCACTATATCACGACCGCTCGAAACTGGACACAGGGACAGGTCCCTTGTCCGCTTTTTTATCGTTCCCAGAGGCGACAAAGACTTGTTGTCCATCAAGCAATATAAGTCAAAAAGCAAAACGCCTGCACCTCTTTCCTAGGATAGTGCAGGCGTTTATAGGTTGGCGGTTCAACTTTCCGGAAAGGGACCTATCCCCTTGTCCGTTTATTCTGGTTTGTAGCGGGGGATGTCGAACCGTAGGTTGTAGATGTTGACAACATCATAGTGACGGGTGATGAAGCTTGTTTGCTTCCTGGCCCAACCGACATCGGTTGCATACTGATGGCTCCCGGGGCTGCCGGGATTCCAGCGCATTTTGTACAGGGTATCCTGTCGGTATGACGAGTGGTTTACATAGTTGTTTGATGCAAACACCGCCCCGCCAGCTATTGCCAGTTCGGGAGTAAACCAGCCCTCGTTATAGGCGCGTCGGGCCCCAAGGTAATTGGGATTTGAGTCATGGGCGCCAATGCCAAACATGTTATAAACGGTTTCGCCGTTATACTCTTGACCGTTGGCCAATACGCTATTTCCGTTACCAGTTTCGTGGAGGGCCAGAGATACCAGGAATATTTCATTTATATTGTTCTCCTGAGCCGCTTGGTAAAAGGCCTCCTCAGTCCCGTGCAATATTCCCTTTTCATTGAGGATAAGCGCCAAATCGTTAACCGTAGCGCCGGACGGACCGGAAAGGGATAGGAACTGGAACATCGTGGAGTTGAAATCTTCGGCAACTAAATCGGTGAACAGACCGGAAACCCAGCCAGTCACATCTCCCCTGGTAATCTTGAACCAATAGCCCTCTGTGCCAGCAGCAGTGCCTTCTAAACCCTTCGCCCTATCCTCCACCGTAAAAATCTCGTCGACTTGTGCCTGACCCAGGTTCGCTGAATCTGTGGTCGGGTTTTCCCTGATCCTTAGCGGACCGCTCGCAATAATAACTTCAGCGACATGCTCCTCCACCAAGTCTTCAAGAATGAAATTATCTGGGTCTACGTAATGTCGTACTTCGTCGCTGGTGGCGTTTTGCCAACCACCCCCAGAAGATATCTGGGGCTTTGCGCTGACACCCATCTGGGTATTTACCATCTGTTGAATAGAATAATCGTAGTCTGTATAAGAAATTACCACGTAGGATGTGAGCACAGACGCCACTTCCGAGTTGAAAGTGTTTCTGAGCGAATCCACGGAACCAAATGGACGGGAAGCAAACAGCGTGGACAGAACTGATTCGTTCCTGCTGCTGATAATCAGATTATAGGCATCAACTTCCAAACCGGCGGCCTTGCCGTCGGCAAGCAGGACTTGTTCAAGTTCTGCCAGATCATCCGCGGCGTTAACATCTCCGAGAATCCGTTCCGCGGATGAGATCGCTTTGTCCACCTCTTCCGTAAAGACCGAGTTCAGGGCCCCGGTGTCGGCAAACCCATCACCCCGGCGCTCCAAAACAGCTGAAACGACAGAGTTCTTGCCTGTACTCGTGAGAGTATTATAGTTACTTAAACTCAAACCTAACAGACTTGCATTATCCTCCAGCAGAGAGCGCAGAGTTGAAGCTTCTTTAACAGAATTTATTTCGTGTAGGACCACTTTAGTCGGGTTATCGACAAGGGCTTTCACCTCTTCATCAAAAACCGACTTCAGGGCATTGGCGCTGGAGAAACCGTCGCCCCGCCGCTCAAGAATTTTAGTTACTGCCAAGGTCTTGCCATATGAACTCAATTTGTTGTAATTACTTAAGCTGAGTCCCAAGACATTGGAGTTGCTCTCTAAAATACTACGCAAATCAGAAGCGGTGTCAGCAGCATTAACCTCTGCCAGGGCAAGCTCCACTGGAGGGACTATTATTTTTTCAGTGAACTTGAGTTTGCCGTTTTCGACAGTGACAACATTTACCTTGTCCACATCGGCAATTTTCGCATTGGGTCCGGAGGTATACGCGTTAAGGTCGAAGCTACCGGACGAAAAGACGAACGCGCGAACCGCCTCGTGATAATCCACGTACCCGTTAACATCATCCAGAAGATATTTTGTCTCACCCTTGAGATATTCGGAATATAAAGGTTGGGGATTAGATGAGCTACTGAAAACAAAGGCCCTTACCAGCTCATCATAATCATACTCATACAGCTTGCTTGCTCCGCCCTGGGTGACGTAGCCAATAACTTTTGCCTCAGCGGTGTAGGGAAGCAGAATAACAGTAAATGCAAGTAACACAGCCAGTCCCTTAAGTACCAGCGTTCTTAATGACTGTTTCATCGATTTTACCGCCTCGTTACTATGATTTTGTTATTCCGCACACCAGCATCAACAATGTCCCAGAACATTTGTTGTCCCCCCATTGAGTCGAAGGTTAATTCCCCGTGGCCCTGCAGTTCTACTTTATATTTGTTGGGGTCATTGTTATGAAGGATTACTGCAACTGTAGAAGTTAATTGATCCATATTCTTTCTATCAATGTTCTTTATCGGGTCTACATTTACTGTGAAGGTCCTGGTCCGCGGATTATACCCGCTCCTGGTCGCCCGCACAGTAATCGTCGCTGTCCCCTGCCTGTTTCCGGTGACAGTAATTGTGTTGCCCGACAATGATACACTGGCAATATTGTTGTTACTGCTGGACACAGTCACATTAGCTCCGGACGTGGCTGAGACATTAACAGTCCGTGTCTGGCCGAAATCATTTATATTGACATTGCTGAAGGTGTTTAGCGACACCGTCGGAGTTGAAGGTTCAGGCTCCGGTTCTTCCTCTGCCTCTGCCCGATATTCCTCACCATGTATCAAGGCTACCAGATCTTCAGCGATTTCAATAGCTTCGGGGCTCTGACGAATTTCCACACCGGAATGATTGATTGCAACAAATTTAATCTTACCGGTGCCAGTAACTCCAGTCCGCCCGTTAAGCTCCATGCTCTTAACCACTGTGTCCGCTGCCAGATCGATACTGCTGGCCGAATCCAGCTTTGGCACCAGGAGTTTTTCGATACTGCCGGCCTTTAGCTCCAGAAAGATTCCCGCGACCTGCAAAGTCACCTCGCCCAGAGAGCCCTTAACTTTGACCAGACCAGGGGCCTCCACCGTTAGCGTGTCTACAGCACCTTCCCCCGTCAAGGTCATCTCGGCTTCTAGAGACATCTTCTCTACAGCAACGTCCTTGCTCAGCTCCAACTGAGCACTGGCAGCAGTGGACTTTAGATTTACAGTCGCAACGCTTCCCTTAACCAACTTGACATCGGCATCCATTGCAATTATGTCAAGACGGTTGAAATCGCCAAGGAGCAGGACTTTTTTATCGGTGCTAACCTGCACATCCCTGAAACCATGGGCTCCTTCGTCTATGCCGTCTTCCTGCAATGTCGCTTCTGTCCCCACCTCAACATAACCGACATTAGTCGCGCCCTGGGCAGTCAGCGTCATGGCGCCTTCGCTTTGCTGCAAAGTTACGCTGGGCAGTGAGGAATCGACCATCAGCAAAGTAAACTCGCCGCCGGCGATAATTACCTCACCCTGCACTTCGACCTTGTCCAATGTAATCGTGCCTTCCTGAATGCTGGCACTCAGATAGAGGTTGCCGGTAATAAGGGTGTTTTGCAGAGTCACATCAGCAGTGTTGATGGTGACATCATCATCGATAAGTTCCATGGTCGGAGGGCCGTATGTACCCGGGTCGCGAATGTCTTTGACCGCTTCGGCAATATCACCCCTGTAATTCTGGATCATTGCCCCGCCTAAAACAAGATTAACTGCGATTGAGAGAGCTAGTAGTACTGAAACGAGTATTTTCATTAATTGCCACCACCCTTATGTAAAGCATTATAGTGCATGATTCGACAAGAACCGGGGAATTTCCTTCGTTAAAACCATAAACCTAACTGGAAAAACTTCCATATAGTGAGGGAGTTAATAGCACACAATTAGAGACCACAGACTGGTAAATCTCTGTCCGTGGTCTCTGTTTACAGGCGCAGGGCAATCATAATTACAGCTTTTGGTGCCACAGTCCAGGAACTGCTAAGCGAGCAGGGTTAGGAATTGCCAGTTGGCCAGCAGGCCGGCGAAGGCAAGCATAGTAAAAATAGTCGTTAACGTCCAGAATTTTTGACCCCGGGTCAGTCTGCTCCGTCGCCATTGAAGAATTGTTGCAAGGATAAGGACAGCAGCCAAAACAAACAGGGGGTAATTAATCAAAACGTGAATCCGCACCTGGGCGAATGAACGGTAATTATCGATTAGCATGCGGGCAATCAGCAGCGCATTGTTCGCCAACACTGCAGTGCCGGTCAGGGTTAACAGCCCCATATATCGCCGCCAGTAAAAGGTATCATATGAAGTCCTGCGTTTGCTCCGCAACTTCTTAATCAGCAAAATCACAGGCGAAACACTGAAGTAAAGTACGCTGAAGCCTGCAATCAAGATACTGGCCATTAACCACGGCCTGGTGCGCCCTGGGGGTAGAGGAAGCAGATCTCCGGACATGCGCTGGACCCGACCATCGACCACTTCAAAATAGACCATGTCAAAAATGTAGTTTAATAACCCTTCCGCCTCGTCACGTTCAAAAACATAGGGGCGTGTCTGGACTAAAGTAGCAGACTGTCCACCCATACTCAGT
This genomic interval carries:
- a CDS encoding M20 family metallopeptidase translates to MEGAGLLKQTICKTIEGLKQRLYDINQFMYDNPELGDEEFQAVEKLTRLLQDFDFTLETGVADRTTAFRAVYDSGKPGPTVAFLCEYDALPGVGHGCGHNMIGTMGAAAGIGLKSVLDTVGGKVVVLGTPAEETNGGKVDMVKAGIFDDIDAAMMLHPSANKSYESGTSQAIDALQFEFTGKSSHAAGEPEKGINALDAVILTFNGINALREHLKSTVRIHGIIKEGGEAANIVPDRAVAQFYVRAPKREYLNEVVEKVKNVARGAELMTGAALNISNYEASYDNLRTNQTLSQAFTRNLKELGIQEIEKPKDGSGSLDMGDVSHVVPAIHPVIGLGAPGVNAHSKEFADLTVTDIAKERLLQGAKALALTGYDLLTDSNLLSEVKKEFTTT
- a CDS encoding PadR family transcriptional regulator, encoding MAREQLKTLTEPMYYILLTLTTPHHGYGIMQQVERQTGGRVKIGAGTLYNLLARFEDEGIILPVAEEDRRKIYELSGKGWAILNQEYQRLKLLIADGDELLKGRGKDEG